Proteins encoded within one genomic window of Kibdelosporangium phytohabitans:
- a CDS encoding AMP-binding protein, with amino-acid sequence MPSQNFLARLKERIAERPNAPALRWRDVTITYSDLARMVDDATAELASSGLERGERVAVSADKSPELVALLIALWREGHTVVLPSRDLGGAALTMLANAAGVSRLVTPSPVLSEPTRPTGVHHAPPAGDSLLILTTSGSTGVPKLVPLSPRGVDNFFDWAASAFDIRPGARVLSYAPLNFDLSLLDVWASLARGATVTLVDPQFATDGSYLAHLIDNHRITVVQAVPMVYRLLADLSLGPVWFPEVQHLVVTGDAAPPKLLPELARMFPAARRYNLYGCTETNDSTMYEITDAAERQLPIGSPLPGVDTRIITCDGDLLDGPGSGELWVSTPFQATGYLDPNVTRERFVPHGSTVFYRTGDVVFRDEHGVLTLEGRSDFHVKVRGARTNMAEVEFVIQRHPDVEEVAVVAVPDDLAGNVLHAVVSRREGSALNSLKLRQLCMEGLARTAIPTTITIVDEALPRTSTGKVDRTAVKTRYTERI; translated from the coding sequence ATGCCTTCTCAGAATTTCCTCGCGCGGCTGAAGGAGCGGATCGCCGAACGGCCGAACGCGCCCGCGCTCCGCTGGCGGGACGTGACCATAACCTATTCCGATCTCGCCAGGATGGTCGACGACGCCACGGCGGAGCTGGCTTCGTCAGGTCTCGAGCGCGGCGAACGGGTCGCGGTGTCCGCCGACAAGTCACCGGAGCTGGTCGCCCTTCTGATCGCGTTGTGGCGCGAGGGACACACCGTCGTCCTCCCGTCCCGGGATCTCGGTGGCGCCGCGTTGACCATGCTCGCCAACGCCGCGGGCGTGTCCCGGCTCGTCACTCCGAGCCCGGTGCTCAGCGAGCCCACCCGGCCCACCGGTGTCCACCACGCGCCTCCCGCCGGGGACTCGCTGCTGATCCTCACCACGTCCGGGTCGACCGGAGTGCCCAAGCTCGTCCCGCTCTCGCCACGCGGTGTGGACAACTTCTTCGACTGGGCGGCGTCCGCGTTCGACATCCGGCCGGGTGCGCGGGTGTTGTCGTACGCACCGCTGAACTTCGACCTGTCGCTGCTGGATGTGTGGGCGTCGCTGGCCAGGGGCGCGACCGTGACACTCGTCGACCCCCAGTTCGCCACCGACGGCAGCTACCTCGCGCACCTGATCGACAACCACCGGATCACGGTCGTGCAGGCCGTTCCGATGGTCTACCGGCTGCTGGCCGACCTGAGCCTCGGCCCGGTCTGGTTCCCCGAGGTCCAGCACCTCGTGGTGACCGGGGACGCCGCACCGCCGAAGCTGTTGCCCGAACTCGCCCGGATGTTCCCCGCCGCACGCCGCTACAACCTCTACGGCTGCACCGAGACCAACGACTCGACCATGTACGAGATCACCGACGCGGCCGAGCGCCAGCTGCCGATCGGCTCCCCGCTTCCCGGCGTCGACACGCGCATCATCACGTGCGACGGAGACCTGCTCGACGGCCCCGGATCGGGCGAGCTGTGGGTGTCCACACCGTTCCAGGCGACCGGCTACCTCGACCCGAACGTCACCCGGGAGCGGTTCGTCCCGCACGGCAGCACGGTGTTCTACCGGACCGGTGACGTGGTGTTCCGCGACGAGCACGGCGTGCTCACGCTCGAAGGCCGGTCCGACTTCCACGTCAAGGTCCGGGGCGCACGCACCAACATGGCCGAAGTCGAGTTCGTCATCCAGCGCCACCCGGACGTCGAAGAGGTCGCTGTGGTCGCCGTGCCCGACGACCTGGCGGGCAACGTGCTGCACGCGGTCGTCAGCCGCCGCGAGGGGTCCGCGCTCAACAGCCTCAAGCTGCGCCAGCTGTGCATGGAAGGTCTCGCCAGGACCGCCATCCCGACCACGATCACGATCGTCGACGAGGCCCTGCCGAGGACGTCGACCGGCAAGGTCGACCGCACCGCCGTGAAAACCCGTTACACAGAGAGGATCTGA
- a CDS encoding TrpB-like pyridoxal phosphate-dependent enzyme, which translates to MGEQIKFQLREDDIPWTWQNGAADLPGMAPILDPATAAPLKRDDLARTMPQQLVDQELSTAPEFEIPEAVREIYRQWRPTPMFRARRLEKALGTPARIYYKYEGVAPTGSFKPNSAVPQVYYNKLAGRQRLVVETGAGQWGSAIAFAAALFDMTAKVYMVKVSYQQKPYRRSIMEAFGTECTPSPSSETAAGRAVLAENPDHPGSLGVAKSEALQAVFADGSSGYARGSALNHVCAHQSVIGQEAIKQMDLADDYPDIVIGCAGGGSNLAGLSLPFLREKQRTGKDVRLIAAEPVACPTLTQGRIAYDYADTRQLTPLFRTHTLGHRFIPPAVHAGGLRAHNIAPLVSRAVEDGLMEAVALRQTECFQAGVMFARSEGIVPAPESTHAVRAAVDEALRCREEGVAKTILFGLSGHGNFDMAAYEQYFAGRLRDDTLSAEALASGLASIPQLAAV; encoded by the coding sequence ATGGGTGAGCAGATCAAGTTCCAGCTCCGCGAGGACGACATTCCGTGGACCTGGCAGAACGGTGCCGCCGACTTACCCGGAATGGCACCGATTCTCGACCCGGCCACCGCGGCACCGCTGAAACGGGACGACCTCGCGCGCACCATGCCGCAACAGCTGGTCGACCAGGAGCTGAGCACCGCGCCCGAGTTCGAGATCCCCGAAGCGGTACGCGAGATCTACCGGCAGTGGCGGCCGACGCCGATGTTCCGGGCCCGCAGGCTCGAGAAGGCACTGGGCACCCCCGCCCGCATCTACTACAAGTACGAGGGCGTCGCGCCGACCGGCAGCTTCAAGCCGAACTCGGCCGTGCCGCAGGTGTACTACAACAAGCTGGCCGGACGACAGCGGCTGGTCGTCGAGACCGGCGCCGGCCAGTGGGGCAGCGCGATCGCCTTCGCCGCCGCGCTGTTCGACATGACCGCGAAGGTCTACATGGTCAAGGTCAGCTATCAGCAGAAGCCGTACCGGCGCTCGATCATGGAGGCGTTCGGCACCGAGTGCACGCCGAGCCCGAGCTCCGAGACCGCCGCGGGCCGGGCCGTCCTGGCGGAGAACCCCGACCACCCCGGCAGCCTCGGGGTGGCGAAATCCGAGGCGCTGCAGGCGGTTTTCGCCGACGGCAGCAGCGGATACGCCCGCGGCAGCGCGCTCAACCACGTCTGCGCGCACCAGTCGGTGATCGGCCAGGAAGCCATCAAGCAGATGGACCTCGCCGACGACTACCCGGACATCGTGATCGGCTGCGCGGGCGGCGGCAGCAACCTGGCCGGCCTGTCACTGCCGTTCCTGCGCGAGAAACAGCGCACCGGCAAGGACGTGCGGCTGATCGCGGCCGAACCCGTGGCGTGCCCGACGCTCACCCAAGGCCGGATCGCCTACGACTACGCCGACACACGCCAGCTGACGCCGTTGTTCCGCACCCACACCCTCGGCCACCGGTTCATCCCGCCCGCCGTGCACGCCGGTGGGCTGCGCGCGCACAACATCGCGCCGCTGGTCAGCCGGGCCGTCGAGGACGGCTTGATGGAAGCCGTCGCGTTGCGCCAGACCGAATGCTTCCAGGCCGGGGTGATGTTCGCGCGTTCGGAGGGGATCGTGCCCGCGCCGGAGTCGACGCACGCCGTCCGCGCCGCCGTCGACGAGGCGCTGCGCTGCCGTGAGGAAGGCGTCGCCAAGACGATCCTCTTCGGCCTGTCCGGCCACGGCAACTTCGACATGGCCGCCTACGAGCAGTACTTCGCCGGGCGGCTGCGCGACGACACCCTGTCGGCCGAGGCGCTGGCCAGCGGCCTGGCCAGCATCCCGCAGCTGGCGGCGGTCTGA
- a CDS encoding DMT family transporter yields MVLFLALGLIWGGSHTFITISLGGLTPSQLVLARLLLGAVVLLAIVRMRGVKLPSFGVVWAHIAVAAILGLVAPFLLLAWGQQHTSAGMAGVLIGAMPLITLAFATFTLPSERATVRKTVGLLIGFAGVVLVVAPWGDAPGTLGGQVAVLGAAACYAAQAVYIRKVLSGLDIAPLALAAAQVMAATVLQALVTPLFAWHAPTFTWPVVVSIVLLGTVATGAGYVLYFRLIRDHGATTASAVNYLVPVAAVVIGVLTLSESITWSMAAGTVIVLLGLAIAENRLGVAPTRAQRAGKMTVR; encoded by the coding sequence ATGGTGCTGTTCCTGGCGCTCGGGCTGATCTGGGGCGGCAGCCACACGTTCATCACCATCTCACTCGGTGGCCTCACCCCCAGCCAGCTCGTGCTGGCACGGTTGCTGCTCGGCGCTGTCGTCCTGCTGGCGATCGTGCGGATGCGGGGCGTCAAGCTGCCTTCTTTCGGCGTCGTCTGGGCGCACATCGCCGTCGCCGCGATCCTCGGCCTGGTCGCGCCGTTCCTGTTGCTGGCGTGGGGGCAGCAGCACACGAGCGCAGGGATGGCCGGTGTGCTCATCGGCGCGATGCCGTTGATAACGCTGGCATTCGCGACCTTCACCCTGCCGTCCGAACGCGCGACCGTGCGCAAGACCGTCGGTCTGCTGATCGGATTCGCCGGTGTGGTCCTGGTCGTGGCGCCGTGGGGTGACGCGCCGGGTACGCTCGGCGGGCAGGTCGCTGTGCTCGGCGCGGCAGCGTGCTACGCGGCTCAGGCGGTGTACATCCGCAAGGTGCTGTCCGGTTTGGACATCGCGCCACTGGCGCTCGCCGCGGCCCAGGTCATGGCCGCGACCGTGCTACAAGCTTTGGTCACGCCGTTGTTCGCGTGGCACGCGCCGACGTTCACCTGGCCGGTCGTGGTGAGCATCGTGCTGCTCGGCACAGTCGCGACAGGCGCGGGATACGTGTTGTACTTCCGGCTGATCCGGGACCACGGCGCGACCACGGCGTCCGCCGTGAACTACCTGGTGCCGGTGGCCGCTGTCGTGATCGGCGTCCTCACGTTGTCGGAATCGATCACCTGGAGCATGGCCGCCGGGACGGTCATCGTCCTGCTGGGACTCGCCATCGCCGAGAACCGACTCGGCGTGGCACCCACCCGAGCCCAGCGCGCGGGGAAGATGACGGTCCGGTAG
- a CDS encoding nuclear transport factor 2 family protein — MHPVFQKQLDCLAGGDLDALLDNYAPDATLVRFDRVANGIEEVRETMRGYLTAKPELVELSQYAESGDTVFYRATMKVGGQQRDAFGTLVIKDGKIWRQTAGFGA, encoded by the coding sequence ATGCACCCGGTATTCCAGAAGCAGCTGGACTGTCTGGCAGGCGGCGATCTCGACGCCCTGCTGGACAACTACGCGCCCGACGCGACTCTCGTCCGGTTCGACCGCGTGGCGAACGGGATCGAGGAGGTGCGGGAGACCATGCGCGGCTATCTGACGGCCAAGCCCGAACTGGTCGAGTTGAGCCAGTACGCCGAGAGCGGCGACACGGTCTTCTACCGCGCCACCATGAAGGTCGGTGGGCAGCAGCGGGACGCGTTCGGCACACTCGTGATCAAGGACGGCAAGATCTGGCGGCAGACCGCCGGGTTCGGCGCGTGA
- a CDS encoding nuclear transport factor 2 family protein has product MTERLTEKSIRKLVDDWYLALDRHDEFETVRAMVVDDGLEMRFPETTARGHAGFGEWYKAVTHKFFDELHVVTGVSVAIDGDQATVLVRVNWQASIWNPPAPRSTWLGFDADQTWVVVAGPSGPRIKTYVVNDLVPMAGSAAL; this is encoded by the coding sequence ATGACCGAACGGCTCACCGAGAAGTCGATCAGGAAGCTCGTGGACGACTGGTACCTGGCGCTCGACCGGCACGACGAGTTCGAGACCGTGCGGGCCATGGTGGTCGACGACGGGCTGGAGATGCGGTTCCCGGAGACAACCGCGCGGGGCCACGCCGGCTTCGGCGAGTGGTACAAGGCCGTGACACACAAGTTCTTCGACGAACTGCACGTAGTGACCGGCGTGTCCGTGGCGATCGATGGCGACCAGGCGACTGTGCTGGTACGAGTCAATTGGCAGGCATCGATCTGGAACCCGCCGGCGCCGCGGAGCACGTGGCTCGGATTCGACGCCGACCAGACCTGGGTCGTCGTGGCCGGGCCGAGCGGGCCGCGGATCAAGACCTACGTGGTGAACGACCTCGTGCCGATGGCCGGGTCCGCCGCGTTGTGA
- a CDS encoding nuclear transport factor 2 family protein, whose product MNTKDVLVKYYEYANAGEWDNWCALFTEHMVMDEQLAGHIEGRETLRAMMSGFGRMYSSFRNAPRRILVDGPEGVVVSRITAKTASGDDIEADVMNYFRVEDGRIAYMSNVHDTVPFQVLTS is encoded by the coding sequence GTGAACACGAAGGACGTACTGGTGAAGTACTACGAGTACGCCAACGCGGGGGAGTGGGACAACTGGTGTGCGCTGTTCACCGAGCACATGGTGATGGACGAGCAACTCGCCGGGCACATCGAGGGCCGGGAGACCCTGCGGGCCATGATGAGCGGATTCGGCCGGATGTACTCGTCGTTCCGCAACGCGCCGCGCCGGATCCTCGTCGACGGCCCGGAAGGCGTCGTGGTCTCCCGGATCACCGCGAAGACCGCGAGCGGTGACGACATCGAGGCGGACGTGATGAACTACTTCCGCGTCGAGGACGGCCGGATCGCCTACATGAGCAACGTGCACGACACGGTCCCGTTCCAGGTGCTGACGTCATGA
- a CDS encoding GMC family oxidoreductase, with product MNEFDYVVVGAGAAGSVLANRLSAGGASVLLLEAGSAELPAGVDDPAGWLGLHGSTADWGYRSVPQPGLLGRSTVEPRGRGLGGTGNLYAMMHVRGHPSDFDHWAYQGAAGWSYQDVLPYFDELEPPATHAGDSGNPASRAFIEACRELGYKEIDDFNTSELAGAGWHHLDVKDGKRYGARAAYLQPVLDRPNLTVRTNAHATRLLISKHECTGVEYRWQAEVARAYARAEVVLAAGAIESPKLLMLSGIGHPSELAEFDIPVTAPLPGVGKNFHNHVLTGVMTEASAQVPPPAHNFSESALFATTQPGLPSPDIQLAFVHAPFYPAVKPNRSVSVLPGVVRPMSRGWVRLGTADPFGKPLVHPNYLGDRADVERLVYAVRLARALVATRSFSEWNTQEVVPGADVYGDQPLVDFVRENADSYHHHAGSCRMGIDDMSVVDPYLQVHGVVGLRVADASVMPALPSCNPHATVQMVAARAADLIKAVG from the coding sequence ATGAACGAATTCGACTACGTCGTCGTCGGCGCCGGTGCGGCCGGAAGCGTGCTGGCCAACCGGCTTTCCGCGGGCGGCGCCAGTGTTCTGCTGCTGGAGGCGGGCAGCGCCGAGCTGCCCGCGGGCGTCGACGACCCGGCCGGGTGGCTGGGGCTGCACGGCAGCACCGCGGACTGGGGGTACCGCAGCGTCCCGCAGCCCGGCCTGCTCGGGCGGTCCACAGTGGAACCGCGAGGTCGTGGCCTCGGCGGTACCGGCAACCTGTACGCCATGATGCACGTCCGTGGCCACCCCTCGGACTTCGACCACTGGGCGTACCAGGGCGCGGCGGGATGGTCCTACCAGGACGTCCTGCCGTACTTCGACGAGCTCGAACCGCCCGCCACCCACGCGGGCGATTCGGGCAACCCGGCCTCGCGAGCCTTCATCGAGGCGTGCCGGGAGCTGGGCTACAAAGAGATCGACGACTTCAACACCAGTGAACTGGCCGGCGCGGGCTGGCACCACCTCGACGTCAAGGACGGCAAACGGTACGGCGCACGCGCGGCGTACCTGCAGCCCGTGCTCGACCGGCCCAACCTGACAGTGCGGACGAACGCCCACGCGACCCGGCTGCTGATCAGCAAGCACGAATGCACAGGCGTGGAGTACCGGTGGCAGGCCGAGGTGGCGCGTGCGTACGCACGTGCCGAGGTGGTGCTGGCGGCCGGCGCGATCGAGTCGCCGAAACTGCTTATGCTGTCGGGGATCGGGCACCCGAGCGAGCTCGCCGAGTTCGACATCCCGGTGACCGCACCCTTGCCCGGCGTCGGCAAGAACTTCCACAACCACGTGCTGACCGGCGTGATGACGGAGGCCAGTGCTCAGGTCCCTCCACCTGCGCACAACTTCTCGGAGAGCGCGTTGTTCGCCACGACGCAGCCCGGACTGCCGTCGCCGGACATCCAGCTGGCTTTCGTCCACGCGCCGTTCTACCCAGCGGTGAAGCCCAACCGTTCGGTGAGCGTTCTGCCCGGCGTGGTACGGCCGATGTCGCGGGGATGGGTGCGGCTCGGAACCGCCGATCCCTTCGGGAAGCCGTTGGTGCACCCCAACTACCTGGGCGACCGCGCCGACGTGGAACGGTTGGTCTACGCCGTGCGGTTGGCTCGCGCCCTGGTTGCCACGCGGTCGTTCTCCGAGTGGAACACGCAGGAAGTCGTGCCAGGAGCTGACGTCTACGGCGACCAGCCGTTGGTGGACTTCGTCAGGGAGAACGCCGACAGCTACCACCACCACGCCGGGTCCTGCCGGATGGGGATCGACGACATGTCCGTTGTGGACCCGTACTTGCAGGTGCACGGTGTCGTCGGGCTACGGGTCGCCGACGCCAGCGTCATGCCCGCCTTGCCGTCGTGCAACCCGCACGCCACTGTGCAGATGGTCGCCGCCCGCGCTGCGGACCTGATCAAGGCGGTGGGCTGA
- a CDS encoding VOC family protein, protein MRWSHVALNCVDVGRTEAFYRQFGFSRVAAFGDIVFVGNGSVHLELFPADGTIAVTGSRDGPDAAGMVRHLAFQVDDVDAVAADLDAEITLGPLGFDEFVPGWRTIWVRDPDGVVVEISQGFPAS, encoded by the coding sequence ATGCGCTGGTCGCACGTGGCCCTCAACTGCGTGGACGTCGGCCGGACCGAGGCGTTCTACCGGCAGTTCGGGTTCAGCCGGGTCGCGGCCTTCGGTGACATCGTGTTTGTCGGCAACGGATCCGTACACCTGGAACTGTTCCCCGCCGACGGCACCATCGCGGTCACCGGTTCACGCGACGGGCCGGACGCCGCCGGGATGGTCCGGCACCTGGCGTTCCAGGTAGACGACGTCGACGCGGTCGCCGCCGACCTGGACGCAGAGATCACGTTGGGGCCGCTGGGATTCGACGAGTTCGTGCCGGGATGGCGAACCATCTGGGTGCGTGACCCCGACGGGGTCGTCGTCGAGATCAGCCAAGGCTTTCCCGCATCATAG
- a CDS encoding ATP-binding protein — MRFGVLGPLAVWTAAGDQVPVPEAKVRALLAALLAREGAAVSADRLLLDLWGDDLPANPLGALQTKVSRLRRAIGAELVESGPAGYRLSAGSDAAEFVGLVAAAAGMPPRARVETLTGALGLWRGHAFAEFADEDYARPVAHRLEEQRLAAEELLAETRLALGEVGAALTGLSDLVERYPLRERLRAVHLRALYLAGGQAEALAGYAELRERLADELGADPGPELTALHESMLRQDPGLRAAAPRPRTNLPAALTPLVGRAQAVSATRALLSTYRLVTLTGPGGVGKTRLALAAAEEAPFPDGVWLVDLAAATVADVAESVARVLHVREESGGDLAEHVAAAVRDQRLLLVLDNCEHVLVPVAGLVAHLLRAAPDLRVLATSREPLGVPGERVQAVPPLSPADAVRLLVARAEAAGADLSTADRDILTALCLRLDGLPLALELAAPRLRLLGPHELLSRMDDRFRLLTTGARIAPPRQRTLRAVIDWSWELLTEPERILLRRLAVHAEGSTLAAAEAVSGDSLLPSDDVLDVLSRLVDRSLVVVADGPRYRLLESIGDYARARLAEADELPALQARHLAHYLGLAEQARLRDAEARTWLPRLDSESANLSHALDTAIDAADADSALRLVRALVWYWFLRGRLSEAERQLRRALSVPGEHPLRDPVSAWLTGFALLRRGGTDEQARACAAGQSTTDPDAAWFLGVCLFITGGDLTASAARLSSVSTTDPWLRAANLAVTAFQSIMRGDLTAAHDEATESLAVFGALGDAWGRSQASHSLASLAEITGDYPKAVELRTAALDEAHKQQLWLDVADQLTGLARLDLLSGNHSLAESRHRQARRIATEHGYHAGIVHADLGLALGARRMGRLAEAEALLRQILSWHEQVRYAPGVALAAAEMGFIAELRGNADEALSWHTQSLTTAAASGDPRSVALAKEGLAGAHSLAGANDKAVTLLAEATAARAAVGAPLPPGERGDIDRITARLR, encoded by the coding sequence GTGCGATTCGGGGTGCTCGGTCCGTTGGCCGTGTGGACCGCGGCTGGTGACCAGGTGCCTGTGCCGGAGGCGAAGGTCCGTGCCCTGCTGGCCGCGCTGCTGGCTCGGGAAGGCGCGGCGGTGTCGGCTGACCGGCTGCTGCTGGACCTCTGGGGTGACGACCTGCCCGCCAATCCCCTGGGCGCGTTGCAGACCAAGGTGTCCCGGTTGCGCCGGGCGATCGGTGCCGAGCTGGTGGAATCGGGCCCAGCCGGGTACCGGCTGAGTGCCGGTTCCGACGCGGCGGAGTTCGTCGGGCTGGTGGCCGCTGCCGCCGGGATGCCGCCGCGAGCCAGGGTGGAGACGCTGACCGGCGCGCTGGGGCTCTGGCGTGGTCACGCGTTCGCCGAGTTCGCCGACGAGGACTACGCCCGTCCGGTCGCGCATCGGCTGGAGGAACAGCGGCTGGCGGCCGAGGAACTGCTCGCGGAGACGCGCCTGGCGCTGGGTGAGGTCGGTGCGGCGCTCACCGGCCTGAGCGATCTGGTCGAGCGGTACCCGTTGCGCGAACGGTTGCGCGCGGTGCACCTGCGGGCGCTGTACCTGGCAGGAGGCCAGGCGGAGGCCCTGGCCGGATACGCCGAGCTGCGGGAACGGCTCGCGGACGAGCTGGGCGCGGATCCCGGGCCCGAGCTGACCGCGTTGCACGAGTCGATGCTGCGCCAGGACCCCGGGCTGCGGGCAGCGGCGCCACGGCCCCGCACCAACCTGCCCGCCGCGCTCACTCCCCTGGTCGGCCGTGCGCAGGCAGTCAGCGCCACACGTGCGCTGCTGTCGACGTACCGGCTGGTCACGTTGACCGGGCCGGGTGGTGTGGGCAAGACGAGGCTGGCGCTCGCCGCGGCTGAGGAGGCGCCGTTCCCGGACGGCGTGTGGCTGGTCGACCTCGCCGCTGCCACGGTCGCCGACGTCGCCGAATCGGTGGCCCGCGTGCTGCACGTACGTGAGGAATCCGGTGGTGACCTGGCCGAGCACGTGGCAGCCGCGGTGCGGGACCAGCGGCTGCTGCTGGTGCTCGACAACTGCGAGCACGTGCTCGTGCCGGTCGCCGGCCTGGTGGCGCACCTGTTGCGGGCCGCGCCTGACCTGCGGGTCCTGGCCACCAGCCGGGAGCCGCTCGGTGTTCCCGGGGAACGGGTGCAGGCCGTGCCGCCCTTGTCCCCGGCTGACGCTGTCCGGCTGCTCGTCGCGCGGGCTGAGGCCGCGGGCGCCGATCTGAGCACCGCCGACCGGGACATCCTGACGGCGTTGTGCCTGCGGCTGGACGGGTTGCCGCTCGCGCTGGAGCTGGCCGCGCCCCGGCTGCGCCTGCTCGGCCCGCACGAGCTGCTGTCCAGGATGGACGACCGGTTCCGGTTGCTCACCACGGGCGCCAGAATCGCGCCGCCGAGGCAGCGCACATTGCGCGCGGTGATCGACTGGAGCTGGGAGCTGCTCACCGAGCCCGAGCGGATCCTGTTGCGCCGCTTGGCCGTGCACGCCGAAGGCAGCACACTGGCTGCCGCCGAAGCGGTTTCCGGCGACTCGCTGTTGCCGTCCGATGACGTGCTCGACGTGCTGTCCCGCCTGGTCGACCGGTCGCTGGTGGTGGTCGCGGACGGGCCGCGTTACCGGCTGCTGGAGTCCATCGGCGACTACGCCCGTGCCCGCCTCGCCGAGGCCGACGAACTCCCGGCCCTCCAGGCCCGGCACCTCGCCCACTACCTGGGCCTCGCCGAACAGGCCCGGCTGCGTGACGCGGAAGCACGGACGTGGCTGCCTCGCCTGGACAGCGAATCGGCGAACCTGAGCCACGCGCTGGACACCGCGATCGACGCAGCGGATGCCGACAGTGCGCTCCGGCTTGTCCGGGCGCTGGTCTGGTACTGGTTCCTGCGCGGCAGGCTGAGCGAAGCCGAGCGCCAGCTGCGCCGGGCGCTGTCCGTGCCCGGGGAGCATCCGCTGCGTGACCCGGTTTCCGCGTGGCTGACCGGCTTCGCCCTGCTTCGCCGCGGCGGCACGGACGAACAGGCTCGCGCGTGCGCGGCGGGCCAGTCGACGACCGATCCCGACGCGGCCTGGTTCCTGGGTGTCTGCCTGTTCATCACCGGTGGCGACCTGACCGCCAGCGCCGCACGCCTGTCGTCGGTGTCCACAACGGACCCATGGCTGCGGGCGGCGAACCTCGCGGTCACGGCCTTCCAGTCCATCATGCGCGGCGACCTCACCGCAGCCCACGACGAAGCAACTGAGTCCTTGGCCGTGTTCGGGGCGCTCGGTGACGCGTGGGGCCGTTCCCAGGCCAGCCATTCGCTGGCGTCGCTGGCGGAGATCACCGGTGACTACCCGAAAGCCGTCGAACTGCGCACAGCGGCGCTGGACGAAGCCCACAAACAGCAGCTGTGGCTGGACGTCGCCGACCAGCTGACCGGACTGGCCAGGCTGGACCTGTTGTCCGGCAACCACTCGCTGGCCGAATCACGGCACAGGCAAGCCCGCCGCATCGCCACGGAACACGGATACCACGCCGGGATCGTGCACGCCGACCTCGGCCTGGCACTGGGCGCCCGCCGGATGGGCAGATTGGCAGAGGCGGAGGCGCTGCTGCGGCAAATCCTGTCGTGGCACGAACAAGTCCGTTACGCACCAGGAGTCGCCCTGGCCGCGGCGGAAATGGGCTTCATCGCCGAACTGAGAGGCAACGCGGACGAAGCCCTGTCCTGGCACACGCAGTCGCTGACCACGGCAGCAGCCAGCGGCGACCCCCGGTCGGTGGCACTGGCCAAGGAAGGCCTGGCGGGCGCACATTCCTTGGCAGGAGCCAACGACAAGGCCGTCACACTGCTCGCTGAAGCCACCGCGGCACGCGCGGCCGTCGGCGCTCCCCTGCCACCCGGGGAACGCGGAGACATCGACCGCATCACCGCACGCCTGCGCTAG
- a CDS encoding NAD(P)-dependent oxidoreductase, with the protein MSNDKTPVSVIGLGRLGAALAAAFLADGHPTTVWNRSPEKAAPLEAKGAKVVASVTEAVAASPLVLTVVLDHAAARSLLEPAADDLSGRTLLNVSSSTPDDIRALAEWATSHGADYLDAAVMAVPQAIGTPDAQVLFSGSANAYERYGSELEILGTTRYLAADPGVAELFSMGLLSAAYGTLFGYVHGVALLDSANVKPTEFLGMAVQWLNGMLAFLPSLTREIETRDYTSGESSLEINLHALEYIEAASHDAGVDPGFVLPTLDLVRKRLEVAEPVHSVAGVFETMLGRT; encoded by the coding sequence ATGAGCAACGACAAGACACCAGTCAGCGTGATCGGCCTCGGCAGGCTGGGGGCGGCACTGGCCGCGGCCTTCCTCGCCGACGGCCACCCGACCACCGTGTGGAACCGCAGCCCGGAGAAGGCCGCCCCGCTGGAAGCCAAAGGCGCGAAGGTCGTCGCATCCGTCACGGAGGCAGTGGCGGCCAGCCCCCTCGTCCTGACCGTGGTGCTGGACCACGCCGCGGCCCGGTCACTGCTGGAACCCGCGGCCGACGACCTGAGCGGACGTACTCTGCTCAACGTCAGCTCCAGCACCCCCGACGACATCCGCGCACTGGCCGAATGGGCCACCTCCCACGGCGCGGACTACCTGGACGCGGCGGTGATGGCGGTTCCGCAAGCCATCGGCACCCCGGACGCCCAGGTCCTGTTCAGCGGCTCGGCGAACGCCTACGAGCGCTACGGCAGCGAACTGGAGATCCTCGGCACCACCCGGTACCTCGCCGCCGACCCGGGAGTGGCGGAACTGTTCAGCATGGGCCTGCTCAGCGCGGCCTACGGCACGTTGTTCGGTTACGTGCACGGCGTGGCCCTGCTGGACTCGGCCAACGTCAAGCCGACCGAGTTCCTCGGCATGGCGGTGCAGTGGCTGAACGGAATGCTGGCCTTCCTGCCGTCGCTGACCAGGGAAATCGAGACGAGGGACTACACGAGCGGGGAGTCGAGCCTGGAGATCAACCTGCACGCGCTGGAGTACATCGAAGCCGCGAGCCACGACGCGGGCGTCGACCCCGGCTTCGTCCTGCCGACACTGGACCTGGTGCGCAAGCGCCTCGAGGTGGCCGAACCGGTGCACAGCGTGGCCGGCGTGTTCGAGACGATGCTCGGCAGGACCTGA